In a genomic window of Anaerolineales bacterium:
- a CDS encoding ABC transporter ATP-binding protein codes for MNPAIETHSLSKSYGSVRAVEGVSLHVERGEIYGFLGLNGAGKTTTIRALLGMIKPNAGSVKLLDVPIGPNGHGPWRQVGHLVERSTAYPELTVRENLEIARRLQGVPDRKATDGAIEHLGLNAYANRKAGGLSTGNRQRLGLARALLHEPELLILDEPANGLDPAGVVEIRKLLEHLTRERGTTVFMSSHILTEVDRLATRIGIIHQGRLLEELEHDKLQELRARRLEVQTRDLQSAEETLTRAGYAVKTEEGTLYLSEERALEEPDTVATILVEAGLPPTRLVVTQENLEEYFLRLTGGTA; via the coding sequence ATGAACCCGGCCATCGAAACCCATAGTCTATCGAAATCTTACGGCAGTGTGCGCGCCGTCGAGGGAGTCAGCCTGCACGTAGAACGCGGCGAGATTTACGGCTTTCTGGGCCTGAACGGCGCCGGGAAGACGACCACCATCCGTGCCTTGCTGGGCATGATCAAGCCCAACGCCGGTTCGGTGAAGCTGCTTGATGTACCGATCGGACCCAACGGGCACGGTCCATGGCGGCAGGTCGGCCACCTGGTCGAGCGGTCCACGGCTTATCCGGAGTTGACGGTGCGCGAGAATCTGGAGATCGCCCGCCGCCTGCAGGGCGTCCCCGATCGTAAGGCGACAGACGGAGCCATCGAACATCTGGGATTGAATGCGTATGCCAACCGAAAAGCAGGCGGCCTTTCGACGGGCAACCGCCAGCGCCTGGGGTTGGCGCGCGCCCTGCTGCACGAGCCCGAGCTGCTGATCCTCGATGAACCGGCCAACGGCCTGGATCCTGCCGGCGTGGTCGAGATCCGTAAGTTGCTGGAGCATTTGACGCGGGAACGCGGTACGACCGTCTTCATGTCCAGCCACATCCTCACCGAGGTGGACCGGCTGGCGACGCGCATCGGCATCATCCACCAGGGGCGACTGCTCGAGGAGCTCGAGCACGACAAGCTGCAGGAACTACGGGCGCGCCGTCTGGAGGTGCAGACGCGCGATCTTCAGTCCGCAGAGGAGACGCTCACCCGGGCCGGCTACGCCGTGAAAACCGAGGAAGGTACGCTCTATCTTTCTGAAGAGCGCGCCCTGGAAGAGCCCGACACGGTAGCGACGATCCTGGTCGAGGCGGGCCTTCCGCCCACGCGCCTGGTCGTGACGCAGGAGAATCTCGAAGAATACTTCCTGCGCCTGACGGGAGGTACGGCATGA